A genome region from Aurantiacibacter sp. MUD61 includes the following:
- a CDS encoding RsmB/NOP family class I SAM-dependent RNA methyltransferase: MNTIPGSGARKAALKMLDAVLRRGDTMEQAGGAANGLPSFADRALARAIAGEVLRWLTDLDALIDSATKKPLPDDAKARMVLRMMLAQWLRLETPPHAVIATALPLLAGGPKRLAHGVFATLTRQDATLPDAPTLPDAVAHRWGDMAVEIAKGIAAPPPLDLSLRGDLPEGLEGESLLPGHVRLPRGTAIENLPGFDDGAWWVQDLAASIPARLLGAGEGKRVLDLCAAPGGKTLQLAAAGWKVTSLDNSSRRLERLRQNLERTGLSADIVEADAMGWHPDELYDAILLDAPCTATGTCRRNPDVIHRIGPRQIEAMALLQSQLLERAANWLKPGGTLVYATCSLEREEGEDIAAACDLTTDPVHAEELPQGITPTSEGWVRTHPGMLAEAGGLDGFFIARFIA; encoded by the coding sequence ATGAACACCATTCCGGGAAGCGGGGCGCGCAAGGCGGCGCTGAAAATGCTCGATGCCGTGCTGCGGCGCGGCGATACGATGGAGCAGGCGGGCGGCGCGGCGAACGGCTTGCCAAGCTTTGCCGATCGTGCGCTCGCGCGCGCGATTGCCGGCGAAGTGCTGCGCTGGCTCACCGATCTTGATGCGCTGATCGATAGCGCCACGAAAAAGCCGCTGCCCGATGACGCCAAGGCGCGGATGGTGCTGCGCATGATGCTCGCCCAATGGCTGCGGCTGGAGACACCGCCGCATGCGGTGATCGCGACGGCGCTACCTCTGCTCGCTGGCGGGCCAAAGCGTTTGGCGCATGGCGTCTTCGCCACGCTCACCCGGCAGGATGCGACATTGCCCGACGCGCCGACTTTGCCGGATGCGGTCGCACATCGCTGGGGCGACATGGCGGTAGAGATCGCCAAGGGTATCGCAGCTCCGCCACCGCTCGACCTGTCATTGCGCGGGGATCTGCCGGAGGGGCTGGAAGGCGAAAGCCTGCTTCCCGGACATGTCCGCCTGCCGCGTGGCACGGCTATCGAGAACCTGCCGGGCTTCGATGACGGCGCATGGTGGGTGCAGGATCTGGCCGCGTCGATCCCTGCGCGTCTACTCGGCGCTGGCGAGGGCAAGCGCGTGCTCGACCTGTGCGCGGCGCCCGGTGGCAAGACACTGCAACTGGCCGCTGCGGGATGGAAAGTGACTTCACTCGACAATTCCTCCCGCCGCCTCGAACGGCTGCGGCAGAACCTGGAGCGCACCGGCCTTTCCGCCGATATCGTGGAAGCCGATGCGATGGGGTGGCATCCGGATGAGCTCTACGACGCCATCCTGCTCGATGCGCCCTGCACGGCGACGGGTACCTGTCGCCGCAATCCGGACGTGATCCACCGCATCGGCCCGCGCCAGATCGAGGCGATGGCGCTGCTGCAATCGCAATTGCTGGAGCGCGCCGCCAATTGGTTGAAGCCGGGCGGGACGCTGGTCTACGCCACCTGCTCGCTCGAGCGCGAAGAGGGCGAGGATATCGCCGCGGCTTGCGATCTTACCACCGATCCGGTGCACGCCGAAGAACTTCCCCAAGGCATCACGCCAACAAGCGAAGGCTGGGTCCGCACCCATCCCGGGATGCTGGCTGAGGCGGGCGGGCTGGACGGGTTCTTCATCGCCCGGTTCATTGCGTAA
- a CDS encoding DM13 domain-containing protein, giving the protein MKKIIALIVTHIAALGAGFALGVYFLPILTAPDAPAAEVLEEQVAAAEYSAELNRDLAGSDALHWGEGTISVSESRIVHQGELAPGPDYMVYLTDTFVEDEAGFEAIKADAVRIGSVKTFDGFLLDVPEGVNIEDYTTVVVWCEAFGEFITAAEYRSLAS; this is encoded by the coding sequence ATGAAGAAGATTATTGCCCTGATTGTCACCCACATTGCCGCGCTTGGCGCAGGCTTTGCGCTGGGGGTTTATTTCTTGCCGATCCTGACTGCTCCGGATGCGCCTGCAGCCGAAGTGCTGGAGGAGCAGGTTGCTGCTGCTGAATACTCCGCCGAGCTGAATCGGGATCTTGCTGGCAGCGATGCCCTGCATTGGGGTGAAGGCACGATCAGCGTGTCCGAAAGCCGAATTGTCCATCAGGGCGAGCTGGCGCCGGGGCCGGACTATATGGTCTATCTGACTGACACTTTCGTGGAGGACGAAGCCGGGTTCGAAGCCATCAAAGCCGATGCCGTTCGCATCGGTTCGGTCAAGACCTTCGACGGCTTCCTGCTCGATGTTCCCGAAGGCGTGAATATCGAGGATTACACGACAGTGGTGGTCTGGTGTGAAGCCTTCGGTGAGTTCATCACCGCTGCCGAATATCGCTCGCTAGCAAGTTAA
- the hflK gene encoding protease modulator HflK, producing the protein MAGKRNPWGKSSGGGSGSDGGDSGDGDAPSGSNGGGGPDGPRNPWLPGGGGGKGDGGRRGPNIEDIFKNRGPEGPRRGGGGGGGPTFRIPQRPGGKSWFPVALVAIVGVWFLATSLHIVDPSEKGYKMWFGGKYSGDLVDGLNFTAPWPIQTVNIENTDEIRRLTIGDGGGENLILTGDQNLVDLSYLVRWRVRDLVQYRFELEDPEDTLREAAESAMRAAVAETTLDNILSGEGRAQAQLRVRQRMQALLDSYGAGIEVDGVDINRTEAPEQVIEAFNDVLAARQNREQLLNQARRYEQQLLAQAQGDAAQFNEIYEQYRLAPEVTRRRLYYETMETVLRGTDKTIIEADGVTPYLPLPEINQRARGASSPPSLSVSPQGGQ; encoded by the coding sequence ATGGCCGGGAAACGCAACCCCTGGGGCAAGTCCTCCGGCGGCGGCAGCGGATCGGATGGAGGCGACTCCGGCGATGGCGATGCGCCTTCCGGCAGCAATGGTGGCGGCGGACCGGACGGTCCGCGCAACCCGTGGCTCCCCGGCGGCGGCGGTGGCAAGGGTGACGGCGGTCGCCGTGGCCCCAATATCGAAGACATTTTCAAGAACCGCGGCCCCGAAGGCCCACGCCGTGGCGGCGGTGGAGGCGGAGGCCCGACTTTCCGCATCCCGCAGCGGCCCGGCGGCAAGAGCTGGTTTCCGGTTGCGCTCGTCGCGATCGTTGGCGTCTGGTTCCTCGCAACATCGTTGCACATCGTAGACCCTTCAGAAAAGGGCTACAAAATGTGGTTCGGGGGCAAATATTCGGGCGATCTCGTCGATGGTCTGAATTTTACCGCCCCCTGGCCAATCCAGACGGTGAATATCGAGAATACCGACGAAATTCGTCGCCTCACCATCGGCGATGGCGGCGGAGAGAATCTGATCCTGACGGGTGACCAGAACCTGGTCGACCTGTCCTACCTCGTGCGCTGGCGCGTGCGCGATCTGGTGCAGTATCGTTTCGAGCTGGAAGATCCCGAAGACACGCTGCGCGAAGCAGCCGAATCGGCCATGCGTGCGGCGGTCGCGGAAACCACGCTCGATAATATCCTGTCGGGTGAAGGACGCGCTCAGGCACAGCTTCGCGTGCGCCAGCGTATGCAGGCCTTGCTCGATAGCTACGGCGCGGGCATCGAAGTCGATGGTGTCGACATCAACCGGACGGAAGCGCCCGAGCAGGTGATCGAAGCCTTTAACGACGTGCTTGCCGCCCGCCAAAACCGTGAGCAGCTGCTTAACCAGGCGCGCCGGTATGAGCAGCAATTGCTTGCCCAGGCACAGGGTGACGCGGCGCAGTTCAACGAAATTTACGAGCAGTATCGCCTCGCCCCCGAAGTGACGCGTCGCCGCCTGTATTACGAGACAATGGAAACCGTGCTGCGTGGCACTGACAAGACCATCATCGAAGCAGACGGGGTCACCCCTTACCTGCCGCTCCCCGAAATCAACCAGCGCGCGCGCGGCGCATCTTCGCCGCCCTCGCTCTCGGTAAGCCCGCAGGGAGGCCAGTAA
- a CDS encoding Do family serine endopeptidase, whose translation MRYSYGITTALLVGGAAISMITGYPAGAQVAQNDRIQIQDAVPVDGAPASFADLTEVLQPAVVNISTRQSITVEQQASPFDQFFNRRRAPSGPQTREATSLGSGFIVSADGYVVTNNHVVAPPNNGRVQATLEEVTVTLPDGREYEAEVVGTDPQSDLAVLKINRAEPFPFVRFGDSSQARVGDWVIAIGNPFGLGGTVTSGIVSAVYRSTGQGGAFDRFLQTDAAINRGNSGGPLFDMQGNVIGINNAILSPSGGSVGIGLAIPAEDAEPIVASLISGEEILRGYLGVQIQPVNDDIAEALGIEEDRGELIQMVQPDEAAERAGLRAGDVVLTVNGETITPDNTLSYIVANIAPGTTVPVTYIRDGERRSANVTVGRRPSAEEMRQQQMFQNEDDNTPDDAPSDDGSSMVEDALGIRAVAINANIARQLGVSSDTTGVAIVSVDPSSDAARRGLARGVIISRANGRDVASLADLEAVIANAREAGRGAILLRVQARGGPAQSIPVRLND comes from the coding sequence GTGCGCTATTCTTACGGCATCACAACTGCACTGCTTGTTGGCGGTGCGGCCATTTCAATGATCACCGGCTACCCCGCCGGCGCGCAGGTTGCGCAGAACGATCGCATCCAGATTCAGGACGCCGTGCCTGTCGACGGAGCTCCTGCCAGCTTTGCCGATCTGACCGAAGTTCTGCAGCCCGCGGTGGTCAATATCTCCACCCGCCAATCCATCACGGTGGAGCAGCAGGCGAGCCCGTTCGACCAGTTCTTCAACCGCCGCCGTGCGCCAAGCGGACCGCAGACGCGCGAAGCGACTTCGCTCGGCTCAGGCTTCATCGTAAGCGCGGATGGCTATGTGGTCACCAACAATCACGTGGTCGCGCCTCCCAACAATGGCCGGGTGCAGGCGACGCTGGAAGAAGTGACGGTTACCCTGCCCGATGGGCGCGAATATGAAGCCGAAGTGGTCGGCACCGATCCGCAGAGCGATCTTGCGGTGCTCAAGATCAATCGTGCAGAGCCCTTCCCCTTCGTGCGCTTCGGCGATTCCAGCCAAGCCCGTGTGGGTGACTGGGTGATCGCGATCGGCAACCCGTTCGGCCTTGGCGGCACGGTGACGAGCGGCATCGTCTCGGCAGTGTACCGGAGCACCGGCCAGGGTGGCGCGTTCGACCGCTTCCTGCAGACCGATGCTGCGATCAATCGCGGCAATTCAGGCGGTCCGCTGTTCGACATGCAGGGCAATGTGATCGGCATCAACAATGCCATTCTCTCGCCTTCGGGCGGCAGCGTCGGCATTGGCCTCGCCATTCCGGCGGAAGATGCCGAACCCATCGTCGCATCGCTGATCTCCGGAGAGGAAATCCTGCGCGGCTATCTCGGCGTGCAGATCCAGCCGGTGAATGATGACATCGCCGAAGCACTCGGCATTGAAGAAGATCGCGGCGAGCTCATTCAGATGGTCCAGCCCGATGAAGCCGCAGAGCGTGCAGGGCTGCGGGCTGGCGACGTCGTGCTGACGGTGAATGGTGAAACCATCACGCCGGACAATACGCTGTCCTACATCGTCGCCAATATCGCTCCGGGAACGACTGTTCCGGTGACCTACATTCGCGACGGCGAACGCCGCAGCGCGAATGTGACTGTCGGCCGCCGCCCGAGCGCAGAGGAAATGCGCCAGCAGCAGATGTTCCAGAACGAGGACGATAATACGCCGGACGATGCCCCGTCGGATGATGGAAGCTCCATGGTCGAAGATGCGCTGGGCATTCGCGCCGTGGCTATCAACGCGAATATCGCGCGGCAGCTCGGCGTTTCGTCGGACACCACCGGCGTCGCCATCGTCAGCGTCGATCCGTCGTCGGATGCCGCACGCCGCGGCCTCGCACGCGGGGTGATCATCAGCCGGGCGAATGGCCGCGATGTGGCGAGCCTCGCCGATCTCGAAGCGGTCATCGCCAATGCGCGCGAAGCCGGTCGCGGTGCGATCCTGCTGCGCGTTCAAGCGCGCGGCGGCCCTGCGCAATCGATCCCGGTTCGCCTCAACGATTGA
- a CDS encoding molybdopterin cofactor-binding domain-containing protein produces MKVTRRGLLTGAAVGGGLLVAWNFLPREFETPLSPGPEEIAYDAWLKIASDGVVTVAVPQLEMGQGVTTLLPQIVAMELGADWRQVAVEPAPVSGAYANLPLAVEWAPLWKPVIPALADDADDALLERWASENKFNVTAKGTSLAAYEMACRNAGASARAMLAKAAAERWDVPWEQCRAENGFIYHEGNRASFAELALESAGFSAPDPPPLLPEEPAERAPPSEMEGERVLDWPRLDLPSKVDGSYVFAGDVRLPDMVFAAIRHGPLNQSQLGTFDETFASGQRGLIQLVRGKRWLAAIAENWWAAEEALRRIAPRFVVERPVDSNEIVETLDAAVRRGVPTTIELRGAGDDNYAPDEARRYDVAPGVHATIETTTATARLSDGLLELWMAAQAPEAARQAAAKAIGLSASDVVLYPVAAGGSFDRRLDNQAAVEVALLAREAGRPVQLTWSRWQEHAASYPRPPVAALVGAELREEGSISQLRARIAAPSTMREFGERLFENTVSWAAIEAVAGEADPLAVEGFAQSYAIPDMVVQHIPVSLDLPTAPMRGGAHGYTCFFRESFIDEIAQEYEREPLSYRIAMLGQDAPMVDLLQRAGRLAAWDGGTRGSGQGLACHRMQLGEATGRIALVAQASAGEGGVRVRHLYAAVDIGRVVNRDIALQQIEGGLVFGLAQALGGATEYADGLPTHQRLAALGLPTLEDCPQITVELLDSDAAPFDPGEIGVPPVAPAVANAFFSATGLRLRRLPLLSAFA; encoded by the coding sequence ATGAAAGTCACCAGGCGCGGCCTCCTGACAGGCGCTGCCGTTGGCGGCGGATTGCTGGTCGCGTGGAACTTCCTGCCGCGCGAATTCGAGACGCCGCTGTCCCCCGGGCCGGAAGAAATCGCTTACGATGCATGGCTGAAAATTGCCTCCGATGGCGTTGTCACTGTTGCCGTACCGCAATTGGAAATGGGGCAGGGCGTCACCACCCTTTTACCGCAGATTGTCGCGATGGAGCTTGGCGCGGATTGGCGGCAGGTCGCGGTGGAGCCTGCGCCCGTCAGCGGCGCTTATGCTAATCTCCCTCTCGCGGTAGAATGGGCTCCGCTGTGGAAGCCGGTCATCCCCGCGCTGGCGGATGACGCAGACGATGCACTGCTCGAACGCTGGGCGAGCGAGAACAAGTTCAACGTCACCGCCAAGGGCACATCGCTTGCCGCCTATGAAATGGCGTGTCGCAATGCCGGAGCCTCGGCGCGCGCTATGTTGGCGAAAGCGGCGGCAGAGCGCTGGGATGTGCCGTGGGAGCAATGCCGCGCGGAGAACGGCTTTATCTATCACGAAGGCAATCGCGCGAGCTTTGCCGAGCTGGCGCTAGAATCGGCGGGCTTCTCTGCCCCCGACCCTCCGCCATTGCTGCCCGAAGAGCCGGCAGAGCGCGCTCCACCTAGCGAGATGGAAGGTGAGCGCGTCCTCGACTGGCCGCGGCTCGATCTGCCGTCCAAAGTCGATGGCAGCTATGTGTTCGCAGGTGATGTGCGCCTGCCGGATATGGTGTTCGCAGCGATCCGGCACGGGCCGCTCAACCAATCGCAACTGGGCACGTTCGACGAAACGTTCGCGTCAGGCCAGCGCGGGCTGATCCAGCTGGTGCGCGGAAAACGCTGGCTGGCGGCGATTGCCGAAAACTGGTGGGCCGCCGAAGAGGCGCTGCGCCGCATCGCGCCGCGCTTCGTGGTCGAACGCCCGGTGGACAGCAATGAAATTGTCGAGACCTTGGATGCCGCCGTGCGGCGCGGTGTTCCTACCACGATAGAACTCCGCGGTGCAGGCGATGACAATTATGCGCCCGATGAAGCGCGCCGATATGATGTCGCACCCGGTGTCCACGCCACCATCGAAACCACCACCGCGACTGCGCGGCTGAGCGATGGCTTGCTGGAACTGTGGATGGCGGCGCAAGCACCCGAAGCCGCACGGCAGGCGGCGGCGAAGGCAATCGGCCTCTCGGCTTCCGACGTTGTGCTTTATCCCGTTGCGGCAGGCGGCAGTTTTGATCGGCGGCTGGATAATCAGGCGGCGGTCGAAGTGGCTCTGCTGGCACGCGAGGCGGGACGGCCTGTCCAGCTCACCTGGTCGCGCTGGCAGGAGCATGCCGCCTCCTATCCGCGCCCACCGGTTGCCGCACTGGTCGGCGCGGAATTGCGCGAGGAAGGCTCGATCAGCCAGCTGCGCGCCCGGATCGCCGCGCCTTCGACCATGCGCGAATTCGGCGAGCGCCTGTTTGAAAATACCGTGAGCTGGGCGGCGATTGAAGCGGTGGCGGGAGAGGCTGATCCTCTCGCTGTCGAAGGCTTTGCGCAAAGCTACGCCATTCCGGACATGGTGGTGCAGCACATTCCCGTGTCGCTCGATCTGCCGACGGCACCCATGCGCGGCGGGGCGCATGGCTATACGTGCTTCTTCCGCGAAAGTTTTATCGACGAGATCGCGCAGGAGTATGAGCGGGAGCCGCTGTCCTATCGCATCGCAATGCTGGGGCAGGATGCGCCCATGGTCGATCTGCTGCAGCGCGCCGGGCGGCTGGCGGCATGGGATGGCGGAACGCGCGGCAGCGGGCAGGGGCTCGCCTGCCACCGCATGCAATTGGGCGAAGCGACGGGCCGCATCGCTCTCGTGGCGCAGGCCAGTGCGGGTGAAGGCGGCGTGCGGGTGCGCCATCTTTATGCAGCGGTCGATATCGGCCGCGTCGTCAATCGTGACATTGCGCTCCAGCAGATCGAGGGCGGATTGGTCTTCGGCCTTGCGCAGGCGCTGGGCGGCGCGACCGAATATGCCGACGGCTTGCCGACGCACCAGCGGCTCGCCGCACTTGGTTTGCCGACGCTGGAGGATTGCCCGCAGATCACGGTGGAACTGCTGGACAGCGATGCTGCGCCTTTCGATCCGGGCGAGATCGGCGTGCCGCCCGTCGCCCCGGCCGTCGCCAATGCCTTCTTCAGCGCCACGGGCCTGCGCCTACGACGCCTGCCATTGCTATCCGCATTTGCATGA
- the hflC gene encoding protease modulator HflC, producing MDKLWQNHKAALIAIGVFIIVALSTIVIVPETQQGVVIRAGEPVRVINRFDPGQEFGSTGAGISWRIPGYERVQMVDRRILDLDMEGETVLSNDQQRLEVNAYARYRIFDPVLFVERARTEESLTDQLEPILSSALRQELGRRTFASLLTAERGNAMSNIRDTLDAEARGYGAQIIDVRIKRADLPVGRPLTAAFERMRSEREEEAATIRAGGARDAQIIRAEAEANAAQIYAEAYNQDPGFYDFYRAMESYRRTFGPVQNGENAENVGDSSVVLSPDNEYLRQFRGGR from the coding sequence ATGGATAAGCTCTGGCAGAACCACAAAGCTGCGCTGATCGCAATTGGCGTGTTCATCATCGTGGCGCTCAGCACCATCGTGATTGTCCCCGAAACCCAGCAGGGCGTGGTGATCCGTGCAGGTGAGCCCGTACGCGTGATCAACCGCTTCGATCCGGGTCAGGAATTCGGCTCGACCGGCGCTGGCATTTCCTGGCGCATCCCCGGTTATGAGCGTGTGCAGATGGTCGATCGCCGCATTCTCGATCTCGATATGGAAGGCGAAACCGTCCTGTCGAACGATCAGCAGCGTCTCGAAGTAAACGCCTATGCGCGCTATCGGATTTTCGATCCGGTGCTGTTCGTCGAACGTGCGCGGACCGAGGAAAGTCTGACCGACCAGCTCGAACCGATCCTCAGCTCGGCGCTGCGGCAGGAGCTTGGCCGCCGCACCTTTGCCAGCTTGCTGACCGCAGAGCGCGGCAATGCGATGAGCAACATCCGCGACACGCTGGATGCGGAGGCACGCGGCTATGGTGCGCAGATCATCGACGTGCGCATCAAGCGCGCCGACCTGCCCGTAGGCCGACCGCTGACGGCTGCGTTTGAGCGGATGCGTTCGGAACGTGAGGAAGAGGCAGCGACGATCCGTGCAGGCGGTGCTCGCGACGCGCAGATCATTCGCGCAGAAGCCGAAGCTAATGCCGCGCAGATCTACGCCGAAGCCTATAATCAGGACCCCGGTTTTTACGATTTCTACCGCGCGATGGAGAGCTATCGCCGCACATTCGGCCCCGTGCAGAATGGCGAGAATGCGGAGAATGTCGGAGACAGTTCCGTCGTGCTGAGCCCGGATAATGAATATCTGCGCCAGTTCCGCGGTGGTCGTTAA
- the hemH gene encoding ferrochelatase, translated as MTEPFSGLPQHLPADHPPVKSGKVGVLLVNLGTPDAPETGPVRRYLAEFLSDKRVIEIPSLIWQPILRGIILNTRPKKSAAAYKKVWWDRGSPLAVITEDQATGLQARLGETVMVDWAMRYGEPAIAPQLDKLKEAGCDRILLAPMYPQYSGATSATVVDKVNDWLREQRWQPAMRTVPPYHDDPTYIRALAKDIGTQLDALDFTPEVLLMSFHGMPLRTLTEGDPYHCHCQKTSRLLQAELNRPDIRMVTTFQSRFGPAKWLEPATDDTIIAEAEAGTKRMAIAAPGFSADCLETLEELGMEGRDEFIEAGGEQFARLECLNARTNGMDMIEAVIRRELAGWV; from the coding sequence ATGACAGAGCCGTTTTCCGGCCTCCCCCAGCACTTACCCGCTGACCATCCGCCAGTGAAAAGCGGCAAGGTCGGAGTGCTGCTCGTCAATCTCGGCACACCCGATGCGCCGGAGACGGGGCCGGTGCGGCGCTATCTGGCGGAATTCCTGTCGGACAAGCGCGTCATCGAAATTCCGTCGTTGATCTGGCAGCCAATCTTGCGCGGTATCATTCTCAACACGCGGCCCAAGAAAAGCGCGGCGGCTTACAAGAAGGTGTGGTGGGATCGCGGTTCGCCGCTGGCAGTGATTACCGAAGATCAGGCGACCGGTTTGCAGGCGCGGCTGGGCGAGACTGTGATGGTCGACTGGGCGATGCGATATGGCGAGCCCGCCATCGCGCCGCAGCTCGATAAACTCAAAGAGGCGGGCTGCGATCGCATCCTGCTGGCGCCAATGTATCCGCAATATTCGGGCGCGACCTCGGCTACCGTCGTCGACAAGGTCAACGACTGGCTGCGCGAGCAACGCTGGCAGCCGGCGATGCGCACGGTGCCGCCCTATCACGACGATCCGACCTACATCCGCGCGCTGGCGAAGGATATCGGCACGCAGCTCGATGCACTCGATTTCACACCTGAGGTCTTGCTGATGAGCTTCCACGGCATGCCGCTGCGCACGCTGACCGAGGGCGATCCATATCACTGCCACTGCCAGAAGACATCGCGCCTGCTGCAGGCGGAACTGAACCGCCCGGACATCCGCATGGTGACGACATTCCAGAGCCGCTTCGGCCCTGCCAAATGGCTCGAACCCGCGACCGATGACACGATCATCGCAGAGGCAGAAGCGGGTACCAAACGCATGGCGATCGCCGCGCCGGGCTTCTCCGCCGATTGCCTCGAAACGCTGGAAGAACTCGGAATGGAAGGCCGCGATGAATTCATCGAAGCAGGCGGCGAACAATTCGCGCGTCTGGAATGCCTCAATGCCCGCACCAACGGCATGGACATGATCGAGGCGGTTATTCGCCGTGAATTGGCGGGCTGGGTTTAA
- a CDS encoding DUF1674 domain-containing protein, with product MKRATKRPENFTKPAHWTSEPPPEPEKGEVDEKLSPTRYGDWVHKGIAIDF from the coding sequence ATGAAACGCGCAACCAAACGCCCCGAAAACTTCACAAAGCCCGCCCACTGGACAAGCGAACCGCCGCCCGAGCCCGAAAAGGGCGAAGTCGACGAAAAGCTCAGCCCCACCCGCTACGGCGATTGGGTCCACAAGGGCATTGCGATCGATTTTTAG
- a CDS encoding Mrp/NBP35 family ATP-binding protein: MSIDETIRAAIPAELSGMVRSAKLRDEVATLVVDAGGLGRSAAAQLQRELEEAVGALDQVNEVRVALMADRKERQIIAVGSGKGGVGKSTLTANLAVALAGMGHKVGVVDADIYGPSQATLLADAPSKLRAEGEKLIPHDSDFGVKFVSMGQLVEAGKAIALRGPMVGQALSQLMDADWGDTDVLLVDLPPGTGDVQLTMLQKFKPSAAVVVSTPQDLALIDAKRALDLFRQAQVPIAGIVENMAGYMCPSCGDISDPFGQGGAEAAAKELGLPFLGRIPLAMEIREKSDAGTPPAAAADSDMGKPFIGIAAQLHQALEKVG, translated from the coding sequence ATGAGTATTGATGAGACAATTCGCGCCGCCATTCCAGCCGAACTTTCGGGCATGGTCCGTTCGGCCAAGCTGCGGGATGAGGTGGCGACGCTGGTGGTCGATGCCGGTGGCCTTGGCCGCTCTGCCGCAGCGCAGTTGCAGCGCGAGCTGGAAGAGGCGGTGGGCGCGCTCGATCAGGTGAACGAGGTGCGCGTGGCGCTGATGGCGGACAGGAAAGAGCGGCAGATCATCGCCGTCGGTTCGGGCAAGGGCGGGGTCGGCAAAAGCACGCTGACGGCCAATCTTGCCGTTGCGCTTGCGGGCATGGGTCATAAGGTCGGCGTGGTCGATGCGGATATCTACGGCCCCTCGCAGGCGACTCTGCTGGCCGACGCGCCGAGCAAGCTGCGCGCCGAGGGCGAAAAGCTGATCCCGCATGACAGCGATTTTGGCGTCAAATTCGTTTCGATGGGCCAGCTGGTCGAAGCGGGCAAGGCGATTGCCTTGCGCGGCCCGATGGTCGGGCAGGCGCTCAGCCAGCTGATGGATGCCGATTGGGGCGATACCGATGTGCTGCTGGTCGACCTGCCACCCGGCACCGGCGACGTGCAGCTGACCATGCTGCAGAAATTCAAGCCGAGCGCCGCCGTGGTCGTCTCCACGCCGCAGGATCTCGCACTTATCGATGCGAAGCGCGCGCTCGACCTGTTCAGGCAGGCGCAGGTGCCGATTGCCGGAATTGTCGAGAACATGGCGGGATATATGTGCCCGTCCTGCGGCGATATCAGCGATCCGTTCGGTCAGGGCGGAGCTGAAGCTGCGGCGAAGGAATTGGGCCTGCCTTTCCTCGGCCGCATACCTCTCGCAATGGAAATTCGCGAAAAGAGCGATGCGGGCACGCCTCCCGCTGCCGCTGCAGACAGCGATATGGGCAAGCCTTTCATCGGCATCGCCGCGCAGCTGCATCAGGCGCTGGAGAAGGTGGGATGA